The following coding sequences lie in one Apium graveolens cultivar Ventura chromosome 1, ASM990537v1, whole genome shotgun sequence genomic window:
- the LOC141710796 gene encoding F-box/FBD/LRR-repeat protein At1g51370-like, protein MGSRSKKKRRISSVEIGEEDRISRLPDELIHKIYSFLDAKEAVQSSALSKRWEHVWTNLPFLNFGRYENSSPKNVSKFIRHVLSHRNHQSNVLELKFCVRNKGFSKGLVDKFIKYAFHRNLQCLSLELLDDHEPFKLSTFSSQSLEKLTLRVNLEECTLESDYWDLPILATLHLWHPRYSEKHGFLDSWLKDSWFTCLPALKTLCLYDWDYPSFSFRLPFPAIRTLHLFKCNIPMKTVWNFPALTTIQLDDVYLPENMNMSDIFSALVNLQNLTLYLTSNQKYYSISCPPQLLNLTIRTIFRYYDFGWKNIAVSAPKLCNFTSFGIFAAIIGVPELENLI, encoded by the coding sequence ATGGGGTCTCGATCAAAAAAGAAACGAAGAATATCATCGGTAGAAATCGGAGAAGAAGACAGAATAAGCCGATTGCCTGATGAACTGATTCATAAAATCTACTCATTTCTGGATGCAAAAGAAGCTGTTCAATCCAGTGCTCTCTCGAAACGATGGGAGCATGTATGGACTAATCTCCCTTTTCTCAATTTCGGTCGGTATGAAAACTCTTCACCTAAAAATGTTTCAAAGTTTATCCGCCATGTTTTGTCTCATCGAAACCATCAATCCAATGTTTTGGAATTGAAGTTTTGTGTTCGCAATAAAGGCTTCTCTAAGGGTTTAGTTGATAAGTTTATTAAGTATGCATTCCATCGCAATCTGCAATGCTTGAGTCTTGAATTATTAGATGATCATGAGCCTTTTAAGTTGTCCACTTTCAGCTCTCAGTCTTTAGAAAAACTCACATTGCGAGTAAATCTTGAAGAATGTACACTCGAATCGGATTATTGGGATTTACCTATTTTAGCAACTCTACATCTGTGGCATCCACGTTATTCTGAAAAACACGGATTTTTGGATTCGTGGCTTAAGGATTCTTGGTTTACGTGCTTGCCTGCACTAAAAACTCTCTGTCTCTATGATTGGGATTATCCATCTTTTTCTTTCCGTTTGCCTTTTCCAGCTATTAGAACCCTCCATCTGTTCAAGTGTAATATTCCCATGAAAACAGTTTGGAACTTCCCCGCTCTAACAACTATACAACTGGATGATGTATATCTTCCCGAGAATATGAATATGAGTGACATCTTCTCTGCCCTTGTCAATCTACAAAATCTCACATTATATCTAACATCAAATCAGAAATATTATTCCATATCTTGTCCTCCTCAATTGTTGAACCTCACTATCAGAACCATATTCAGATACTATGATTTTGGTTGGAAAAACATTGCGGTTTCAGCACCAAAACTCTGCAACTTCACTTCTTTTGGTATCTTTGCAGCCATAATAGGAGTTCCTGAGTTGGAAAATTTAATTTAA